In a single window of the Streptomyces sp. HUAS ZL42 genome:
- a CDS encoding penicillin-binding transpeptidase domain-containing protein, which translates to MGKRRRVAERRKTSPAVVGGMIAVVVVGAGFGVYALYGGGAAADDGSRAASGEVPTVRTGKPSAYEVATVSKRFLTAWQQGKVAQAAAVTDDSAAATGLLTGYSKDAHITGVTLTAGTPADGKVPFTVKGTVKYKDVSKPLTYTSALTVVRNTKNGKPQIAWHASVVHPDLQDGDTLVTGESGTPPVTAVDRNGDELTAEKYPSLEPVLDGLREKYGKTAGGKAGVELRVVRGKASKAKKASDKTLLELSKGTPGKVKTTLSPTLQAAAEQQVARTARASVVVIRPSTGEILAVANTSHGFNVAFNGSLAPGSTMKVITSSLLIEKGLASADEEHPCPKFFTYGGWKFQNDDKFQIKNGTFKASFARSCNTAFISQAPELENNDLTQQAQQVFGLSMNNWAVGVPTFDGSVPVQSAAQMAASLIGQGGVRMNPLNMASVAATVKSGSFHQPYLVSPDVDHRTLATASRTMSASTLSQLRELMQYTAAYGTAAEAMSGLGPNYGAKTGSAEVDGQSKPNGWFTAYRGDLAAAGVVQAGGHGGDTAGPIVAAVLRMGG; encoded by the coding sequence GTGGGCAAGAGAAGGCGCGTCGCCGAGCGACGGAAGACGAGTCCCGCCGTGGTCGGCGGGATGATCGCCGTGGTCGTCGTCGGCGCCGGGTTCGGCGTCTACGCGCTGTACGGCGGCGGTGCGGCCGCCGACGACGGTTCGCGGGCCGCCTCGGGCGAGGTGCCCACGGTCAGGACCGGCAAGCCCTCGGCGTACGAGGTGGCGACCGTGTCCAAGCGGTTCCTCACCGCCTGGCAGCAGGGCAAGGTCGCGCAGGCGGCCGCCGTCACGGACGACTCCGCCGCTGCCACCGGCCTGCTGACCGGCTACTCCAAGGACGCCCACATCACGGGCGTCACCCTCACCGCCGGAACCCCGGCGGACGGCAAGGTCCCCTTCACCGTGAAGGGGACGGTGAAGTACAAGGACGTCAGCAAGCCGCTGACGTACACCAGCGCCCTCACCGTCGTCCGCAACACCAAGAACGGCAAGCCGCAGATCGCCTGGCACGCGTCGGTGGTCCACCCCGACCTGCAGGACGGCGACACCCTCGTCACCGGCGAGTCCGGCACGCCCCCGGTCACGGCGGTCGACCGCAACGGCGACGAGCTGACCGCCGAGAAGTACCCGTCCCTCGAACCGGTCCTGGACGGGCTGCGCGAGAAGTACGGCAAGACGGCGGGCGGCAAGGCGGGCGTCGAGCTGCGGGTGGTGCGCGGCAAGGCGTCGAAGGCGAAGAAGGCCTCCGACAAGACCCTCCTCGAGCTGAGCAAGGGCACGCCGGGCAAGGTGAAGACGACGCTGAGCCCGACCCTGCAGGCGGCCGCGGAGCAGCAGGTGGCCAGGACCGCCCGCGCGTCGGTCGTGGTGATCCGCCCGTCGACGGGCGAGATCCTGGCCGTCGCGAACACCAGCCACGGCTTCAACGTCGCGTTCAACGGCTCGCTGGCCCCCGGCTCCACGATGAAGGTCATCACGTCGTCGCTGCTGATCGAGAAGGGGCTGGCGTCGGCGGACGAGGAACATCCGTGCCCGAAGTTCTTCACGTACGGCGGCTGGAAGTTCCAGAACGACGACAAGTTCCAGATCAAGAACGGCACCTTCAAGGCGAGCTTCGCGCGCTCCTGCAACACGGCCTTCATCAGCCAGGCGCCCGAGCTCGAGAACAACGACCTGACCCAGCAGGCGCAGCAGGTCTTCGGTCTGTCGATGAACAACTGGGCGGTCGGCGTGCCGACCTTCGACGGCTCGGTGCCGGTGCAGTCGGCGGCCCAGATGGCGGCGTCCCTGATCGGTCAGGGCGGGGTGCGGATGAACCCGCTGAACATGGCGTCGGTGGCCGCGACCGTGAAGTCGGGCAGCTTCCACCAGCCGTACCTGGTCTCCCCGGACGTCGACCACCGCACGCTCGCCACCGCCTCGCGCACGATGTCCGCGTCCACGCTGTCCCAGCTGCGCGAACTGATGCAGTACACGGCCGCGTACGGCACTGCCGCGGAGGCCATGTCCGGCCTGGGCCCGAACTACGGAGCCAAGACGGGCTCGGCCGAGGTCGACGGCCAGTCCAAGCCCAACGGCTGGTTCACGGCGTACCGCGGTGACCTGGCGGCCGCCGGTGTCGTCCAGGCGGGCGGGCACGGCGGCGACACGGCGGGGCCGATCGTGGCGGCTGTGCTGCGGATGGGCGGCTGA
- the cbiQ gene encoding cobalt ECF transporter T component CbiQ, whose amino-acid sequence MGAGHAHKLYRHGHSPVHGLPPHTKLAAAFAFVVVVVSTPREAMWAFGLYAVLLGVVAYVARVPAGFLLRRLLIEVPFVAFAVLMPFVAEGERVEVLGLSLSVNGLWGAWNVLAKGTLGVAASVLLAATTELRELLLGLQRLKLPPLLVQIASFMIRYGDVITDEMRRMRIARESRGFEARGVRHWGVLAKSAGALFIRSYERGERVHLAMVSRGYAGSMPVIDEVTASRAQWSYALALPFAALVVCLLGWAL is encoded by the coding sequence ATGGGCGCCGGACACGCCCACAAGCTCTACCGGCACGGGCACTCCCCCGTGCACGGCCTGCCGCCGCACACCAAGCTCGCCGCCGCGTTCGCCTTCGTGGTGGTCGTGGTGTCGACGCCGAGGGAGGCGATGTGGGCGTTCGGCCTGTACGCCGTGCTGCTGGGCGTCGTCGCGTACGTCGCGCGGGTGCCGGCCGGGTTTCTGCTGCGCCGGCTGCTGATCGAGGTGCCGTTCGTCGCCTTCGCCGTGCTCATGCCGTTCGTGGCGGAGGGCGAGCGGGTCGAGGTGCTGGGGCTCTCCCTGAGCGTGAACGGCCTGTGGGGCGCCTGGAACGTGCTCGCCAAGGGCACGCTGGGCGTGGCCGCGTCGGTGCTCCTCGCCGCCACCACGGAGCTGCGCGAACTGCTGCTGGGGCTGCAGCGGCTGAAGCTCCCACCGCTGCTCGTGCAGATCGCGTCCTTCATGATCCGTTACGGCGACGTCATCACCGACGAGATGCGGCGCATGCGGATCGCGCGGGAGTCGCGCGGCTTCGAGGCGCGCGGCGTGCGCCACTGGGGCGTGCTCGCGAAGTCCGCGGGCGCGCTGTTCATCCGCTCCTACGAGCGGGGCGAGCGGGTGCACCTGGCCATGGTCAGCCGGGGTTACGCCGGTTCGATGCCGGTCATCGACGAGGTGACCGCGTCCCGGGCGCAGTGGTCGTACGCCCTCGCACTCCCCTTCGCCGCCCTCGTCGTCTGCCTGCTGGGATGGGCCCTGTGA
- a CDS encoding organic hydroperoxide resistance protein: protein MTDDTATDDTAVDTRPMKIMYVAEATAHGGRDGYVTSQDGRLELKVAMPPQLGGDGNGTNPEQLFAAGYSSCFHNALVLVGRRAGFDLTGSTVAAKVGIGPNRQRGYGLAVALSVSLPVLDQDVAEKLVDAAHEVCPYSNATRGNIDVTILLG from the coding sequence ATGACCGACGACACCGCGACTGACGACACCGCGGTCGACACCCGTCCGATGAAGATCATGTACGTCGCCGAGGCCACCGCGCACGGCGGCCGGGACGGATACGTCACCAGTCAGGACGGCCGGCTCGAGCTGAAGGTCGCCATGCCGCCGCAGCTGGGCGGCGACGGCAACGGCACCAACCCGGAGCAGCTCTTCGCGGCCGGCTACAGCTCGTGCTTCCACAACGCGCTGGTCCTGGTGGGCAGACGGGCCGGCTTCGACCTGACGGGGTCCACGGTCGCCGCGAAGGTCGGCATCGGCCCCAACAGACAGCGCGGCTACGGCCTCGCGGTCGCCCTGAGCGTCTCGCTCCCCGTCCTCGACCAGGACGTCGCGGAGAAGCTGGTGGACGCGGCCCACGAGGTCTGCCCGTACTCGAACGCCACGCGCGGCAACATCGACGTAACGATCCTGCTCGGCTAG
- a CDS encoding energy-coupling factor ABC transporter ATP-binding protein: MGPVTDVTPSLDVAGLAFAYPDGHQALFGVDLSIARGERVALLGPNGAGKTTLVLHLNGILSGGAGTVTVAGLPVGRQHMAEIRRRVGIVFQDPDDQLFMPTVREDVAFGPAAAGLKGAELEKRVDRALGQVGMADFKDRPPHHLSFGQRRRVAVATVLAMEPEILVLDEPSSNLDPASRRELADILRSLDVTVLMVTHDLPYALELCPRSLILSDGVIAADGTTADLLADDELMRAHRLELPFGFDPRSVTMGA, translated from the coding sequence ATGGGCCCTGTGACTGATGTGACACCTTCACTGGACGTGGCCGGTCTGGCCTTCGCGTACCCCGACGGCCACCAGGCGCTGTTCGGCGTGGACTTGTCGATCGCGCGCGGCGAACGGGTCGCGCTGCTCGGGCCGAACGGCGCCGGCAAGACGACGCTCGTGCTGCACCTCAACGGCATCCTGAGCGGCGGCGCGGGCACGGTGACGGTCGCCGGGCTGCCCGTGGGCAGGCAGCACATGGCCGAGATCCGGCGCAGGGTCGGCATCGTCTTCCAGGACCCGGACGACCAGCTGTTCATGCCGACGGTCCGGGAGGACGTGGCCTTCGGACCGGCGGCGGCCGGGCTGAAGGGCGCGGAGCTGGAGAAGCGTGTGGACCGTGCCCTGGGTCAGGTAGGCATGGCGGACTTCAAGGACCGCCCGCCGCACCACCTCTCCTTCGGCCAGCGCCGCCGGGTGGCCGTCGCGACGGTCCTCGCGATGGAGCCGGAGATCCTCGTCCTGGACGAACCGTCGTCCAATCTCGACCCGGCCTCGCGCCGCGAACTCGCCGACATCCTGCGCTCTTTGGACGTGACCGTGCTGATGGTCACCCATGACCTCCCGTACGCCCTCGAGCTGTGCCCGCGCTCCCTGATCCTCAGCGACGGAGTGATCGCGGCGGACGGGACGACGGCCGATCTGCTGGCGGACGACGAGCTGATGCGCGCACACCGGCTGGAGTTGCCGTTCGGCTTCGATCCGCGTTCCGTGACAATGGGCGCGTGA
- a CDS encoding serine hydrolase domain-containing protein, giving the protein MDVNGTVAEGFGPVREAFLRNFEVLGDRGAAVTVYRDGHKVVDLWGGTKDVDGTDPWEQGTAQIVRSATKGVAAAVLLLLHQRGELDLDDPVGAYWPEYKAAGKERTLVRHLLAHRAGVPVLDRPLTPAQAADPALGADAVAAQAPVWEPGTDHGYHAQTYSWLTGELVRRVTGRPIGEWIADEIAGPVGADLWLGLPRTEHARVGRVAQIEAPQTTGLRTRPKRAVSEAYADPASLTRRAFAALTPLPDENDPAYRAAALPASNGIATADGLARFYASLIGEVDGGVRLFTPQTTELARVEQSSGPDRVLVVNTRFGLGYMLDGGASPLLAPGSFGHPGRGGALGFADPGSGIAFGYVTNGFRKSVTADPRAQALVRAVRTALA; this is encoded by the coding sequence GTGGACGTGAACGGCACAGTGGCCGAGGGCTTCGGGCCGGTCAGGGAAGCGTTCCTGCGCAACTTCGAGGTGCTCGGGGACCGGGGTGCGGCGGTCACCGTCTACCGGGACGGTCACAAGGTCGTCGATCTGTGGGGCGGCACCAAGGACGTCGACGGCACGGACCCCTGGGAGCAGGGCACCGCACAGATCGTGCGCTCGGCGACCAAGGGCGTCGCCGCCGCCGTACTCCTGCTGCTGCACCAGCGCGGCGAACTGGACCTGGACGACCCGGTGGGCGCGTACTGGCCGGAGTACAAGGCGGCGGGCAAGGAGCGGACCCTCGTACGGCATCTCCTCGCGCACCGCGCGGGCGTGCCCGTCCTCGACCGTCCGCTGACTCCCGCACAGGCCGCCGACCCGGCGCTCGGCGCGGACGCGGTCGCGGCGCAGGCGCCGGTCTGGGAGCCGGGGACGGACCACGGGTATCACGCGCAGACGTACAGCTGGCTGACGGGCGAGCTGGTGCGGCGGGTCACCGGGCGGCCGATCGGCGAGTGGATCGCCGACGAGATCGCCGGACCGGTGGGCGCGGACCTCTGGCTCGGGCTGCCGCGGACCGAGCACGCGCGCGTGGGCCGCGTGGCGCAGATCGAGGCGCCGCAGACCACGGGGCTGAGGACGCGCCCCAAGCGGGCCGTCTCCGAGGCCTACGCCGACCCCGCCTCCCTCACCCGCCGCGCCTTCGCCGCGCTCACTCCCCTGCCGGACGAGAACGACCCCGCCTACCGTGCGGCCGCCCTGCCCGCGTCGAACGGCATCGCCACGGCGGACGGCCTGGCCCGCTTCTACGCGTCGCTCATCGGTGAAGTGGACGGCGGCGTACGGCTGTTCACCCCGCAGACCACGGAACTGGCACGCGTCGAACAGTCGTCGGGTCCGGACCGGGTGCTCGTGGTGAACACCCGCTTCGGCCTCGGATACATGCTGGACGGCGGCGCGTCGCCCCTCCTCGCGCCGGGTTCCTTCGGTCATCCCGGACGCGGCGGCGCCCTCGGCTTCGCCGATCCCGGCTCCGGCATCGCGTTCGGCTATGTGACGAACGGCTTCCGCAAGAGCGTGACGGCGGACCCGAGGGCGCAGGCACTGGTACGGGCGGTACGCACCGCGCTCGCATGA
- a CDS encoding penicillin-binding transpeptidase domain-containing protein, translated as MHKGAKAAIVGTVFAVMVGGAGYGAFNIVSALNGDGGSGGGSGGAAAAKKTGPPSSSEVKKATADFFAAWEKANAATAASYTNNAQKAEPLLTAYSQAAHITGVKITPGTATGATMPFTVKATVSYEGKSKPLAYKSRLTVVRGVTTGRALVDWQPAIVHPELRNMDDTLVTGESASPPIEAVDRNDQVLTKDEYPSLGPILDELRAKYGDTAGGTPGVELAIHHADPETADTPLLTLAEGRAGKLRTTLSARVQAAAEKAVKKYAESSVVAVKPSTGEVLAVANHRKDGFNAAFLGKLAPGSTMKILTAATLIDNDITTANGPAPCPPNAMWEGQTFHNLKDLAPDENATLSDSFARSCNTAFIKYTDDLKTESLSDEAQNRFGLGKDNWKTGIPSFDGSVPAAGGPDKAANLIGQGQVQMSPLNMASVTATAMTGTFRQPVIVPLGLDDREPAKAQGLDASTVRQLRAMMNRTATSGTAAGVMAELSGRIGAKTGSAEVDGQSKSNSWFTGYRNDIAAAAMAQDAGHGVDAAGPIVAAVLRTGG; from the coding sequence ATGCACAAGGGGGCAAAGGCCGCCATAGTCGGCACGGTGTTCGCCGTCATGGTGGGCGGGGCCGGGTACGGGGCCTTCAACATCGTGTCCGCTCTGAACGGGGACGGGGGATCCGGCGGCGGATCGGGCGGGGCGGCGGCGGCCAAGAAGACGGGGCCGCCCAGCAGTTCCGAGGTGAAGAAGGCGACGGCCGACTTCTTCGCGGCCTGGGAGAAGGCGAACGCGGCGACCGCGGCGTCGTACACCAACAACGCGCAGAAGGCGGAGCCGCTGCTGACGGCGTACAGCCAGGCCGCACACATCACCGGCGTGAAGATCACGCCCGGTACGGCCACCGGAGCCACCATGCCCTTCACGGTGAAGGCAACGGTGTCGTACGAGGGGAAGTCCAAGCCCCTCGCCTACAAGAGCCGGCTGACGGTGGTGCGCGGGGTGACCACCGGGCGGGCCCTGGTCGACTGGCAGCCGGCGATCGTCCACCCCGAGCTGCGGAACATGGACGACACGCTGGTCACCGGCGAGTCGGCGAGCCCGCCGATCGAGGCCGTGGATCGCAACGACCAGGTCCTCACCAAGGACGAGTACCCCTCCCTCGGGCCGATCCTCGACGAACTGCGCGCCAAGTACGGCGACACGGCGGGCGGCACGCCCGGTGTCGAGCTGGCGATCCACCACGCCGACCCCGAGACCGCCGACACCCCGCTGCTCACCCTCGCCGAGGGCAGGGCGGGGAAGTTGCGCACGACGCTCAGCGCGCGCGTGCAGGCAGCCGCGGAGAAGGCCGTGAAGAAGTACGCGGAGTCGTCGGTCGTGGCCGTGAAGCCCAGCACGGGCGAGGTGCTGGCCGTCGCCAACCACCGCAAGGACGGCTTCAACGCCGCGTTCCTGGGCAAGCTCGCGCCCGGATCCACGATGAAGATCCTCACCGCGGCCACGCTCATCGACAACGACATCACGACCGCCAACGGTCCCGCACCCTGCCCGCCGAACGCGATGTGGGAGGGCCAGACCTTCCACAACCTCAAGGACCTCGCCCCGGACGAGAACGCGACACTCTCCGACAGCTTCGCCCGCTCCTGCAACACGGCCTTCATCAAGTACACGGACGATCTGAAGACGGAGTCCCTGAGCGACGAGGCGCAGAACCGCTTCGGGCTCGGCAAGGACAACTGGAAGACCGGCATCCCCTCCTTCGACGGCTCGGTCCCGGCAGCGGGCGGCCCGGACAAGGCGGCCAACCTCATCGGCCAGGGCCAGGTCCAGATGAGCCCGCTGAACATGGCGTCGGTGACGGCGACCGCGATGACGGGCACCTTCCGCCAGCCGGTGATCGTGCCGCTGGGCCTCGACGACCGTGAACCGGCCAAGGCACAGGGCCTGGACGCGAGTACGGTCAGGCAACTGCGCGCGATGATGAACCGCACCGCGACCAGCGGCACCGCGGCCGGAGTGATGGCCGAACTCAGCGGCCGCATCGGCGCGAAGACCGGCTCCGCCGAGGTCGACGGGCAGTCGAAGTCCAACAGCTGGTTCACGGGCTACCGCAACGACATCGCCGCCGCGGCCATGGCCCAGGACGCCGGTCACGGCGTCGACGCGGCCGGGCCGATTGTCGCAGCCGTGCTACGAACCGGGGGCTGA
- a CDS encoding energy-coupling factor ABC transporter permease — protein MHVPDGFIDAPASAATGVVAAAAVALSLRGARREQGGTSRSSAAESGGERTAPLAGLVAAFIFAVQMLNFPVAAGTSGHLLGGALAAILVGPYTGILCVSVVLLMQGILFADGGLTALGVNITDMAIVTTVVSYAVFRGLVKLLPRTRRSVTAASFAAALVSVPAAAVAFTLLYAVGGTTDVAVGKVATAMIGVHVLIGIGEAAITALTVGAVIAVRPDLVYGARGLSQKLKLRVNGELVDVPDAAPTPVAARSHRKVWAVGLVTSLVLAGFVSFYASANPDGLEKVAADQGIDQKTEEHAAADSPLADYGVKDVDDARISGGLAGVIGVGVTVVAGSAVFWAVRRRRTDDASPVSTGV, from the coding sequence GTGCACGTACCTGACGGATTCATCGACGCACCCGCCTCCGCCGCGACCGGAGTCGTCGCCGCAGCCGCCGTCGCCCTGAGCCTGCGCGGCGCGCGGCGTGAACAGGGGGGCACCTCCCGCTCGAGCGCAGCCGAGAGTGGGGGAGAACGCACCGCGCCGCTGGCCGGACTGGTCGCGGCGTTCATCTTCGCCGTGCAGATGCTCAACTTCCCCGTAGCCGCGGGCACCAGCGGGCATCTCCTCGGCGGCGCGCTGGCCGCGATACTCGTCGGCCCCTACACGGGAATCCTGTGCGTGTCCGTGGTCCTGCTCATGCAGGGCATCCTCTTCGCCGACGGGGGCCTGACCGCGCTCGGCGTGAACATCACCGACATGGCGATCGTCACGACGGTCGTGTCGTACGCCGTGTTCCGAGGCCTGGTGAAGCTGCTGCCGCGGACCCGCCGGTCCGTCACCGCCGCCTCCTTCGCCGCCGCGCTCGTCTCCGTCCCGGCCGCGGCCGTCGCCTTCACGCTGCTGTACGCGGTCGGCGGCACCACGGATGTGGCGGTCGGCAAGGTCGCCACCGCGATGATCGGCGTGCATGTGCTGATCGGCATCGGCGAGGCCGCGATCACCGCGCTGACCGTCGGCGCCGTCATCGCCGTACGGCCGGACCTCGTGTACGGGGCGCGCGGCCTTTCGCAGAAGCTCAAGCTGCGGGTGAACGGCGAACTCGTCGATGTGCCGGACGCCGCGCCCACCCCCGTGGCCGCCCGGTCCCACCGCAAGGTGTGGGCGGTCGGCCTGGTCACCTCGCTGGTGCTCGCCGGGTTCGTGAGCTTCTACGCCTCCGCGAACCCGGACGGCCTGGAGAAGGTCGCGGCCGACCAGGGCATCGACCAGAAGACCGAGGAGCACGCCGCCGCCGACTCCCCGCTCGCCGACTACGGCGTCAAGGACGTCGACGACGCCCGCATCTCCGGCGGTCTCGCGGGCGTGATCGGCGTCGGCGTCACCGTCGTCGCGGGCAGCGCGGTGTTCTGGGCGGTGCGCAGGCGTCGTACGGACGACGCCTCTCCCGTGAGCACCGGGGTCTGA
- a CDS encoding SsgA family sporulation/cell division regulator, giving the protein MSVVEQYARAHIVSDADIIDEEAVPVVLRYDPDADPRSVRVGLPGTHEYTFSRSLLEQGLRTPAESGEVRVWPCGRVQAVVEFHSAQGTSVVQFDSKTLLRFLRRTYMAAAPVAR; this is encoded by the coding sequence ATGTCTGTAGTCGAACAGTACGCAAGAGCCCACATAGTCTCGGACGCGGACATCATCGATGAGGAAGCCGTCCCGGTGGTCCTGCGCTACGACCCTGACGCCGACCCTCGCTCGGTAAGGGTCGGCCTGCCCGGGACACACGAATACACGTTCTCCCGCTCACTGCTCGAACAGGGCCTGCGGACACCGGCCGAGTCCGGCGAGGTCCGGGTGTGGCCCTGCGGGCGCGTCCAGGCCGTCGTCGAGTTCCACTCGGCGCAGGGCACCTCGGTCGTGCAGTTCGACTCGAAGACACTTCTGCGCTTCCTGCGGCGGACGTACATGGCCGCTGCGCCCGTGGCGCGCTAA
- a CDS encoding dolichyl-phosphate-mannose--protein mannosyltransferase encodes MTSTASSMDTRQSQAPHDQRPSWQQRLRRFGYTAAPTSDVRDRLVPPYAEPSPRLWQALGIPRAGAERIARWSGWVGPLLVTLMAGVMRFWDLGNPKKVIFDETYYAKDAWALVHRGFEVNWDKNANDLILSSNGHVSIPTDAAYVVHPPVGKYVIGLGELMFGFNPFGWRFMTALLGTLSVLLLCRIGRRLFRSTFLGCLAGALMAVDGLAFVMSRTSLLDGVLMFFVLAAFGCLVVDRDKAREKLAAALAPDADGRYRPDAHVAETTRFGWRPWRWLAGLMLGLAIGTKWNGLYILAAFCVMAVLWDVGSRKVAGARHPYSAVLKRDLGFAFLATVPVAIVTYVVSWTGWILSSDNGSGGYYRNWAVTDGKGSSWSWLFPDWWRSLWHYEHEVYEFHTHLTSPHNYQSNPWSWLVLGRPVSYFYESPSPGKDGCPVDAGEKCAREVLAIGTPLLWWVACFAVLYVLWRWFFRRDWRAGAIACGIAAGYLPWFMYQERTIFLFYAVVFLPFLCLAVAMLLGAIIGPPGSTDTRRVAGATGAGVLVLLIAWNFIYFWPLYTGQAIPIDQWRSRMWLDTWV; translated from the coding sequence GTGACCAGTACCGCGTCCTCCATGGACACCCGGCAGAGCCAGGCACCGCACGACCAGCGGCCTTCCTGGCAGCAGCGGCTGCGCCGTTTCGGATACACGGCGGCGCCCACCAGCGATGTCCGCGACCGGCTCGTGCCGCCGTACGCCGAGCCCAGCCCGCGGCTGTGGCAGGCGCTCGGGATCCCGCGGGCGGGCGCCGAGCGCATCGCGCGCTGGTCGGGCTGGGTCGGCCCGCTGCTGGTCACGCTGATGGCGGGTGTGATGCGGTTCTGGGACCTGGGCAACCCGAAGAAGGTGATATTCGACGAGACGTACTACGCCAAGGACGCCTGGGCGCTCGTCCACCGCGGCTTCGAGGTCAACTGGGACAAGAACGCCAACGACCTGATCCTTTCCTCGAACGGGCACGTGTCGATCCCGACGGACGCGGCGTACGTGGTGCACCCGCCGGTCGGCAAGTACGTCATCGGCCTCGGCGAGCTGATGTTCGGGTTCAACCCGTTCGGCTGGCGCTTCATGACGGCGCTTCTGGGGACGCTCTCGGTGCTGCTGCTGTGCCGCATCGGGCGCCGCCTGTTCCGCTCCACCTTCCTCGGCTGCCTGGCCGGCGCCCTCATGGCCGTCGACGGTCTGGCCTTCGTGATGAGCCGCACCTCGCTGCTCGACGGTGTGCTGATGTTCTTCGTGCTGGCCGCGTTCGGCTGCCTGGTCGTCGACCGGGACAAGGCGCGCGAGAAACTCGCGGCCGCGCTCGCGCCGGACGCGGACGGCCGCTACCGCCCCGACGCGCACGTGGCGGAGACCACCCGCTTCGGATGGCGCCCCTGGCGCTGGCTGGCGGGCCTGATGCTGGGCCTGGCCATCGGCACGAAATGGAACGGCCTGTACATCCTGGCCGCGTTCTGCGTGATGGCCGTCCTGTGGGACGTCGGCTCCCGCAAGGTGGCGGGCGCCCGCCACCCGTACTCGGCGGTCCTCAAGCGCGACCTGGGCTTCGCGTTCCTGGCGACGGTCCCGGTGGCGATCGTGACGTACGTCGTCTCCTGGACGGGCTGGATCCTCTCCTCGGACAACGGCTCCGGCGGCTACTACCGCAACTGGGCGGTCACCGACGGAAAGGGCAGCAGCTGGTCGTGGCTGTTCCCGGACTGGTGGCGCAGCCTGTGGCACTACGAGCACGAGGTGTACGAGTTCCACACCCACCTGACCTCGCCGCACAACTACCAGTCGAACCCGTGGAGCTGGCTCGTCCTCGGCCGCCCCGTGTCGTACTTCTACGAGTCCCCGTCGCCGGGCAAGGACGGCTGCCCCGTCGACGCGGGCGAGAAGTGCGCGCGCGAGGTCCTCGCGATCGGCACGCCGCTGCTGTGGTGGGTGGCCTGCTTCGCGGTCCTGTACGTCCTGTGGCGCTGGTTCTTCCGCCGCGACTGGCGCGCGGGTGCGATCGCCTGCGGCATCGCGGCCGGTTACCTGCCCTGGTTCATGTACCAGGAGCGCACGATCTTCCTCTTCTACGCCGTCGTCTTCCTGCCGTTCCTCTGCCTGGCGGTGGCCATGCTCCTCGGCGCGATCATCGGCCCCCCGGGCTCCACGGACACCCGCCGCGTCGCGGGCGCGACGGGAGCGGGCGTCCTGGTACTGCTGATCGCCTGGAACTTCATCTACTTCTGGCCCCTGTACACCGGCCAGGCGATCCCCATCGACCAGTGGCGGTCGCGGATGTGGCTGGATACCTGGGTCTGA
- a CDS encoding MarR family winged helix-turn-helix transcriptional regulator, with the protein MTNEDTTGEGSLLLDDQLCFALYAAQRAVTAAYRPLLDELGLTYPQYLVLLVLWERGETTVKELAAALRLDYGTVSPLLKRLESAGLVRRERSARDERSVLVAVTGRGEELKERATRVPGALLTAAGIGAAEVARLRAELWELTQRAAAAADRAR; encoded by the coding sequence GTGACGAACGAGGACACGACCGGCGAGGGCTCGCTGCTGCTCGACGACCAGCTGTGCTTCGCGCTGTACGCCGCCCAGCGCGCGGTGACGGCCGCGTACCGTCCGCTCCTCGACGAGCTCGGTCTCACCTACCCGCAGTACCTCGTGCTGCTGGTCCTCTGGGAGCGCGGCGAGACCACGGTCAAGGAGCTGGCGGCGGCCCTGCGGCTCGACTACGGCACGGTGTCCCCGCTGCTGAAACGGCTGGAGTCGGCAGGGCTCGTGCGCCGGGAGCGCTCGGCGCGCGACGAGCGCTCGGTGCTCGTCGCGGTCACCGGGCGCGGGGAGGAACTCAAGGAGCGGGCCACGCGCGTGCCCGGCGCGCTGCTCACGGCCGCGGGGATCGGCGCGGCGGAGGTGGCGCGGTTGCGTGCGGAGCTGTGGGAGCTGACCCAGCGAGCGGCGGCGGCTGCGGACCGCGCCCGCTGA